One segment of Carya illinoinensis cultivar Pawnee chromosome 13, C.illinoinensisPawnee_v1, whole genome shotgun sequence DNA contains the following:
- the LOC122291198 gene encoding TLC domain-containing protein 4-B-like gives MVEFPFTLPHDFLSSAGYVSQIKGYHWVASVVSGIVVCITVYKLTGIISLLCFKGYGKLSSAQKVEWKNRGFSTFHALVVAFVSLYLLLLSDTFAENSHGDLIVSRTSTLSDTLLGFSIGYFLSDLGMILRHFPALGGLEYVLHHGLSMFSIFLALISGQAQFYTLMVLFSESTTPFVNLRWYLDIAGQKDSNLYIHNGVALFLGWLVARILLFIFFISHMFIHFDQVKKVFPLGFYSLLVVPPVLATMNLYWFWKISKGLIRTLSKARHSQ, from the exons ATGGTCGAATTTCCTTTTACTCTGCCCCATGATTTTCTGTCCAGTGCCGGCTATGTTAGTCAGATCAAAGGATATCACTGGGTGGCGTCTGTCGTTTCTGGGATCGTAGTCTGCATAACT GTTTACAAATTAACAGGTATTATTAGCCTCCTATGCTTCAAGGGATATGGAAAACTAAGCAGTGCGCAAAAAGTTGAATGGAAAAACCG GGGATTCTCGACATTCCATGCTCTTGTAGTGGCGTTTGTTTCTCTCTACCTCCTATTGTTATCAGATACTTTCGCTGAGAACTCTCATGGTGACTTAATAGTTAGTAGGACATCTACCTTATCAGATACGTTATTGGGG TTCTCCATTGGCTATTTTCTATCAGACTTGGGAATGATTCTACGGCACTTTCCAGCTCTGGGTGGTCTGGAGTAT GTTTTACACCATGGGTTATCGATGTTTTCAATCTTTCTCGCCCTCATAAGTGGTCAAGCGCAGTTTTACACACTAATGGTTCTCTTCTCTGAGAGCACTACTCCTTTCGTAAATCTGAGATG GTATTTGGATATTGCTGGTCAGAAGGACTCCAATCTTTACATTCATAATGGCGTTGCATTGTTCCTGGGGTGGTTG GTTGCAAGGATTCTTTTGTTCATCTTCTTTATTTCGCACATGTTCATCCATTTTGATCAG GTCAAGAAAGTTTTTCCCTTAGGCTTCTACAGCTTGCTTGTGGTGCCTCCAGTGTTGGCAACGATGAACTTGTATTGGTTTTGGAAGATCTCCAAGGGTTTGATTAGAACTCTTTCCAAAGCAAGACACAGTCAATGA